The Raphanus sativus cultivar WK10039 chromosome 2, ASM80110v3, whole genome shotgun sequence genome includes a region encoding these proteins:
- the LOC108839641 gene encoding LOW QUALITY PROTEIN: long-chain-alcohol oxidase FAO4A (The sequence of the model RefSeq protein was modified relative to this genomic sequence to represent the inferred CDS: inserted 4 bases in 3 codons; substituted 1 base at 1 genomic stop codon): MEYQNKTCLHKDSTEPTFDVECGGLQQEDETRKVYANSMTAREMESLVAICDTLIPSLDASEVGHLDDGVAGYYSASASHTGTPDRVARLMSKRLHHPKKWILRIGLWSLSTWIGSLVLCGRRSFTGEYPYFRRFCRLSERQREEILLNWASSYFLLLRMFFRSIKLITAFVFFTQVDEKGNNLAWKAIGYNGPSADHSVHEELNERTTKKNRHDEIFGPLYNGIIDLKXPXRSRDKEVNGRGFTVSTHERTKNRSSISDPVMTIQCDAVVVGSGSGGGVVAGMLAKAGYKVLVVEKGNYYARSNLSLREGQALDEMYLSGGLLATTDMSVVILAGSTVGGGSTINWSASIKTPEHVMKEWSEKSELEMFGSHLYREAMDVVCERMGVQCEFLEEGFNNEILXKGCEELGLPVKNIPRNSPSDHYCGFCCLGCKRGQKQGTSETWLVDLVESGNGLILPGCEAKKVLYDGKGWKKRKTSTGIAFAFGEDVYVVEAKTTIVACGALRTPHLLKRSGLKNGNIGRNLCLHPVVMAWGWFPEEEEWPEKKKRSYEGGIMTAMSSVVNAETKRSYGETVIQTPSLHPGLYSGVIPWTSSKEFKTRMLKFSRTAHVFTLLRDKGTGTIKSKSSIEYNLNNEDEESLKKGLERVLNILTAAGAEEIGTHNSEGKSLNVRTASAVEIERFVREESSKSLKDLSGQMCSAHQMGSCRMGVRPEESAVRPTGETWEVEGLFVADTSXFPTALGVNPMVTVQSIAYCIGLNVLDALKRKK; this comes from the exons ATGgaatatcaaaacaaaacctGCCTTCATAAAGATTCGACGGAACCAACATTCGACGTCGAATGTGGAGGTCTCCAGCAGGAAGATGAAACGAGGAAGGTTTATGCAAACTCAATGACGGCGCGTGAGATGGAATCTCTTGTTGCGATCTGCGATACTCTAATACCTTCGCTCGACGCTTCTGAAGTAGGACACCTAGATGACGGCGTCGCTGGATATTACTCCGCCTCCGCTTCTCATACCGGAACCCCCGATCGC GTGGCAAGGTTAATGAGCAAGAGACTTCACCATCCAAAAAAGTGGATTTTAAGAATAGGACTGTGGTCTCTCTCCACTTGGATTGGAAGTCTTGTCTTGTGTGGTCGGAGAAGTTTCACCGGCGAGTATCCTTACTTCCGAAGATTCTGCCGTCTGTCggagagacagagagaagagATATTGCTCAACTGGGCTTCAAGCTATTTCCTACTCCTTAGAATGTTCTTTAGGTCCATCAAACTTATAACTGCCTTTGTCTTCTTTACTCAG GTGGATGAAAAAGGAAATAACCTGGCGTGGAAAGCAATAGGATACAATGGACCCAGCGCTGACCATAGTGTTCATGAAGAACTAAATGAGAGGACGACTAAAAAGAACAGACACGATGAGATCTTTGGACCACTTTACAATGGCATCATCGATCTCAA ACCCTAGAGAAGCCGTGACAAAGAAGTTAACGGTCGCGGGTTCACCGTTTCAACTCACGAGAGGACTAAAAATAGATCATCTATTTCTGACCCAGTGATGACAATCCAGTGTGATGCCGTGGTTGTTGGGTCAGGATCCGGGGGAGGAGTGGTGGCTGGAATGTTAGCCAAGGCGGGTTACAAAGTTTTGGTGGTGGAAAAAGGAAACTACTATGCTAGAAGCAATCTTTCTTTACGTGAAGGACAAGCACTCGATGAGATGTACTTATCCGGTGGGTTATTAGCGACTACTGACATGAGTGTAGTGATCCTCGCCGGGTCTACGGTCGGAGGCGGTTCAACGATTAACTGGTCGGCCTCGATCAAGACACCAGAACATGTGATGAAGGAATGGTCAGAAAAGTCGGAACTAGAAATGTTCGGAAGCCATTTGTATCGAGAGGCAATGGATGTTGTGTGTGAGAGAATGGGTGTTCAATGCGAGTTTTTAGAAGAAGGGTTTAATAATGAGATCT AGAAGGGTTGTGAAGAATTAGGGTTACCGGTGaagaatattccgaggaattcTCCATCGGATCATTACTGTGGGTTTTGTTGCTTGGGATGCAAGAGAGGTCAGAAACAGGGGACTTCAGAGACTTGGCTTGTAGATTTAGTTGAATCTGGCAATGGTTTGATCCTTCCAGGTTGTGAGGCGAAGAAAGTCTTGTACGACGGCAAAGGTTGGAAGAAGAGAAAGACATCCACTGGAATTGCGTTTGCGTTTGGGGAAGACGTTTATGTAGTGGAGGCTAAAACAACTATAGTGGCTTGCGGTGCGCTTAGAACGCCTCATCTGTTGAAACGCAGCGGTTTGAAGAACGGTAACATTGGGAGAAACCTTTGTTTGCATCCGGTGGTTATGGCTTGGGGATGGTTCCCGGAGGAGGAGGAATGGcctgagaagaaaaaaaggagCTACGAAGGAGGGATAATGACCGCAATGTCTAGCGTTGTGAACGCAGAAACGAAACGTTCTTATGGCGAAACGGTGATCCAGACACCTTCTCTTCATCCAGGGTTGTACTCAGGGGTCATTCCTTGGACATCAAGCAAGGAGTTCAAAACCCGAATGCTCAAATTCTCAAGAACCGCACACGTTTTCACGCTTTTGAGAGATAAAGGAACCGGAACAATCAAGTCCAAGAGTTCTATCGAGTACAACTTAAACAATGAAGACGAAGAGAGTCTGAAGAAGGGTCTTGAGAGAGTCTTGAACATTCTGACCGCGGCTGGAGCTGAGGAGATTGGGACACATAACTCAGAAGGGAAGAGTTTGAACGTTAGAACAGCGAGTGCGGTAGAGATTGAGCGGTTTGTGAGAGAAGAGAGTTCAAAGAGCTTGAAGGATTTGTCAGGACAGATGTGTTCAGCTCACCAAATGGGAAGTTGTAGGATGGGAGTTAGACCAGAAGAATCTGCGGTGAGGCCAACGGGAGAGACTTGGGAGGTCGAAGGCTTATTTGTGGCGGACACAA GTTTTCCGACGGCTTTAGGAGTTAATCCGATGGTCACCGTTCAGTCTATTGCTTATTGTATTGGCCTTAATGTTCTTGATGCTCTTAAGAGGaagaaataa
- the LOC108839646 gene encoding uncharacterized protein LOC108839646, with the protein MTTTSPCRTINANNAVTAPPSPSGMIFHGCRDFVPIDKRLVKSSSRGLNLPTKRLAWSLSSPGRSLSSSPVASSSTSAAVTSNSSNQLEALEEGIEKVIYTCRFMAFLGTLGSLFGSVLCFIKGCQYVADSFVQYTVNRGKVILLLVEAIDTYLLGTVMLVFGMGLYELFISNLTTSETISHDNVSNRSSLFGMFPLKERPQWLEVKTVSELKTKLGHVIVMLLLIGLFDKSRKVAITSVADLLCISASIFLSSACLFLLSRLNGSH; encoded by the exons ATGACGACAACTTCTCCTTGCAGGACCATAAACGCTAATAATGCTGTCACCGCGCCGCCGTCGCCTTCGGGAATGATCTTCCACGGCTGTCGTGATTTCGTTCCGATCGATAAGAGACTTGTCAAATCAAGCTCACGTGGATTGAATTTGCCGACGAAGAGATTGGCTTGGAGCTTAAGTTCTCCGGGGAGGTCGCTCTCTTCTTCTCCCGTGGCGTCTAGTTCTACATCGGCGGCTGTGACATCGAATTCTTCGAATCAGTTGGAAGCTTTAGAAGAGGGGATTGAGAAG GTCATTTATACATGTCGATTCATGGCGTTTCTTGGAACATTAGGATCtcttttcggttcggttctgtGTTTCATCAAG GGATGTCAGTACGTGGCAGACTCGTTTGTGCAGTACACTGTGAATCGCGGGAAGGTGATTTTACTTCTGGTAGAAGCTATAG ATACATATCTTCTAGGAACTGTGATGTTAGTCTTTGGAATGGGACTTTACGAGCTGTTCATTAGCAACCTCACGACTTCAGAAACTATTTCACACGATAATGTTTCCAATAGATCGAGTCTCTTTGGCATGTTCCCCTTAAAG GAGCGACCTCAATGGTTAGAGGTGAAAACAGTTAGTGAGCTCAAAACGAAGCTAGGACATGTTATAGTGATGCTACTGTTGATTGGTTTGTTCGACAAGAGCAGGAAAGTTGCTATAACTTCTGTCGCCGACTTGCTATGTATCTCTGCTTCTATCTTTCTTTcttcggcttgtctcttcttgCTCTCTAGGCTCAATGGCTCACACTGA
- the LOC108839645 gene encoding pectin acetylesterase 8, with the protein MFNFKQWLVLVVCLLAIFKAEGLFVNITFVRNAVARGAVCLDGSPPAYHLHRGSGTGINSWLIQLEGGGWCNNVTNCLSRMHTRLGSSKKMVENLAFSAILSNKKQYNPDFYNWNRVKVRYCDGSSFTGDVQAVNPATNLHFRGARVWLAVMQELLAKGMRNAENAVLSGCSAGGLASLMHCDSFRALLPMGTKVKCLSDAGFFLNTIDVSGAQYIKSYFKDVVTLHGSAKNLPRSCTSRLTPAMCFFPQYVARQIRTPVFILNAAYDSWQIKNILAPRAADPYGKWQSCQLDIKNCQPNQLKVMQDFRLEFLSAVIGLGRSSSRGMFIDSCYTHCQTETQTSWFWQDSPILNRTTIAKAVGDWVYDRKLFQKIDCPYPCNPTCHHRVFTPQDAPPI; encoded by the exons ATGTTCAACTTCAAGCAATGGTTGGTTCTTGTGGTATGTTTGTTAGCAATCTTTAAAGCAGAAGGATTGTTTGTCAATATTACATTTGTTAGAAACGCCGTCGCAAGAGGGGCCG TTTGTTTGGATGGTAGTCCACCAGCTTATCATTTACACAGAGGTTCTGGAACTGGAATCAACAGCTGGTTGATACAGCTTGAG GGAGGAGGATGGTGTAATAATGTAACAAACTGCCTTAGTCGGATGCATACTCGATTAGGTTCATCCAAGAAAATGGTGGAGAATCTTGCCTTCTCAGCTATTCTTAGCAATAAGAAACAATATAATCCTG ATTTTTACAATTGGAATAGAGTGAAAGTTAGATACTGTGACGGGTCATCATTCACAGGAGATGTGCAAGCAGTGAACCCA GCTACTAATCTTCACTTCAGAGGTGCTCGAGTTTGGCTAGCCGTTATGCAGGAGTTGTTAGCTAAAGGCATGAGAAACGCCGAGAAC GCTGTTTTGTCTGGGTGTTCTGCTGGCGGGTTAGCTTCCCTGATGCATTGTGACAGTTTCCGTGCCCTATTACCGATGGGCACCAAAGTCAAATGTCTTTCAGATGCTGGTTTCTTTCTCAATAC AATAGATGTCTCAGGAGCTCAATACATTAAATCATACTTCAAAGATGTGGTTACTCTGCAT GGATCAGCAAAGAACTTGCCGAGGTCATGCACATCAAGATTGACCCCTGCAATG TGCTTCTTCCCGCAATACGTAGCTCGCCAGATTAGAACTCCTGTATTCATTCTTAATGCCGCATACGACTCTTGGCAG ATAAAGAACATTTTGGCTCCCCGTGCTGCTGATCCTTATGGAAAATGGCAAAGTTGTCAACTTGACATCAAGAATTGCCAACCAAACCAGCTGAAAGTTATGCAAG ATTTCAGGTTAGAGTTCTTGAGTGCGGTGATAGGTCTAGGTAGATCTTCATCAAGAGGGATGTTCATAGACTCTTGTTACACTCACTGCCAAACCGAGACACAAACTTCATGGTTCTGGCAAGATTCTCCAATTCTAAACCGAACG ACAATAGCAAAGGCTGTTGGAGATTGGGTTTATGACAGAAAATTGTTTCAGAAGATAGATTGTCCTTATCCTTGTAACCCTACTTGCCACCACAGGGTTTTCACTCCTCAAGATGCTCCTCCaatttaa
- the LOC108839651 gene encoding pectin acetylesterase 7 isoform X2: MRSNKMGKLKQCWSSVLVLAIVVIGTGAVPITYLQSAVAKGAVCLDGSAPAYHFDKGFGSGVNNWIVHMEGGGWCTDVASCIKRKGTMKGSSKFMNKDFGFSGILGGKQNTNPDFYNWNRIKVRYCDGSSFTGNVEAVNPANKLFFRGARVWRAVIDDLMAKGMKNAQNAILSGCSAGALAAILHCDTFRAILPRTARVKCVSDAGYFIHGKDISGGSYIQSYYSKVVALHGSAKSLPLSCTSKMKPELCFFPQYVVPSMRTPLFVINAAFDSWQIKNVLAPTGVDKRKEWANCKLDLKKCSAAQLKTVQGFRDEMMRALSPVHSTPSRGLFLDSCHAHCQGGSAASWSGAKGPQVANTKISVAVGNWFYGRKNPSMDSAFVDRAWDKWVTGNVGSSGSRPLKAAVLINYDPAAPSRLLSTIAEQEGIDLYPVELKQFIDFMRRGNLPTDTFVLGSNQYIITSIHENWFAARCLNTTQPAGEGAIVMQTAVFVLVALYDGSIGSASRAMAAADHFASQLSRKNL, translated from the exons ATGCGGTCCAATAA aATGGGGAAGCTTAAGCAATGTTGGTCGAGTGTGCTAGTGTTGGCAATAGTGGTGATCGGAACAGGAGCCGTTCCCATCACTTATCTACAAAGCGCCGTAGCTAAAGGAGCCG tGTGTTTGGATGGGAGTGCACCAGCCTACCATTTCGACAAAGGGTTTGGTTCGGGAGTTAACAACTGGATTGTTCACATGGAG GGAGGAGGATGGTGTACCGATGTGGCTTCATGTATTAAGCGTAAGGGTACAATGAAGGGTTCGTCCAAATTCATGAACAAAGACTTTGGTTTCTCCGGTATCTTGGGTGGCAAGCAAAACACTAACCCAG ATTTTTACAATTGGAATAGAATCAAAGTACGTTATTGTGACGGATCATCTTTCACCGGCAATGTAGAAGCTGTTAATCCG GCGAATAAGCTGTTCTTCCGCGGTGCACGAGTTTGGCGTGCGGTGATCGATGATCTCATGGCTAAAGGAATGAAAAACGCtcaaaat GCGATACTCTCGGGTTGTTCAGCCGGAGCATTGGCGGCAATTCTACATTGTGACACTTTCCGCGCCATACTTCCCCGGACAGCTAGAGTCAAATGTGTTTCGGACGCCGGTTACTTCATCCACGG TAAAGATATCTCAGGAGGATCATACATACAATCTTACTACAGTAAAGTTGTTGCACTCCAC GGATCTGCAAAGAGTCTTCCTCTTTCATGTACCTCAAAAATGAAACCCGAACTC TGTTTCTTCCCGCAATACGTCGTCCCTTCCATGCGAACACCGCTCTTTGTCATTAACGCTGCATTCGACTCCTGGCAG ATCAAGAACGTTTTGGCTCCGACGGGAGTAGATAAGCGCAAAGAGTGGGCGAACTGCAAGCTCGATCTCAAGAAATGTTCGGCCGCTCAGCTCAAAACCGTCCAAG GGTTTAGAGATGAGATGATGCGAGCATTGTCTCCGGTCCACAGTACTCCGTCGAGAGGATTGTTCTTGGACTCGTGTCACGCTCATTGCCAAGGTGGAAGCGCCGCCTCTTGGTCCGGCGCCAAAGGTCCCCAAGTCGCCAACacg AAAATTTCGGTAGCGGTGGGAAACTGGTTTTACGGCCGGA AGAACCCATCGATGGATTCGGCGTTTGTGGATAGAGCTTGGGACAAATGGGTTACTGGTAATGTCGGCTCTTCAG GAAGTCGTCCATTGAAGGCTGCTGTTTTGATTAACTACGACCCTGCAGCACCTTCTCGTCTCTTATCAACAAT AGCTGAGCAAGAAGGGATTGATCTGTATCCAGTTGAGCTGAAGCAGTTCATCGATTTCATGAGACGTGGCAATCTTCCTACCGACACCTTTGTTCTTGGTTCCAACCAGT ACATAATAACATCGATCCACGAGAACTGGTTTGCTGCTCGGTGCTTAAACACAACCCAGCCTGCTGGTGAAGGAGCTATTGTTATGCAGACCGCGGTTTTTGTATTGGTTGCTCT GTATGATGGATCGATTGGTTCAGCTTCTCGAGCTATGGCTGCAGCTGATCACTTTGCATCGCAGCTGAGTAGGAAAAACTTGTAG
- the LOC108839651 gene encoding pectin acetylesterase 7 isoform X1, giving the protein MGKLKQCWSSVLVLAIVVIGTGAVPITYLQSAVAKGAVCLDGSAPAYHFDKGFGSGVNNWIVHMEGGGWCTDVASCIKRKGTMKGSSKFMNKDFGFSGILGGKQNTNPDFYNWNRIKVRYCDGSSFTGNVEAVNPANKLFFRGARVWRAVIDDLMAKGMKNAQNAILSGCSAGALAAILHCDTFRAILPRTARVKCVSDAGYFIHGKDISGGSYIQSYYSKVVALHGSAKSLPLSCTSKMKPELCFFPQYVVPSMRTPLFVINAAFDSWQIKNVLAPTGVDKRKEWANCKLDLKKCSAAQLKTVQGFRDEMMRALSPVHSTPSRGLFLDSCHAHCQGGSAASWSGAKGPQVANTKISVAVGNWFYGRSAFQKIDCPSPICNPTCPAISTDE; this is encoded by the exons ATGGGGAAGCTTAAGCAATGTTGGTCGAGTGTGCTAGTGTTGGCAATAGTGGTGATCGGAACAGGAGCCGTTCCCATCACTTATCTACAAAGCGCCGTAGCTAAAGGAGCCG tGTGTTTGGATGGGAGTGCACCAGCCTACCATTTCGACAAAGGGTTTGGTTCGGGAGTTAACAACTGGATTGTTCACATGGAG GGAGGAGGATGGTGTACCGATGTGGCTTCATGTATTAAGCGTAAGGGTACAATGAAGGGTTCGTCCAAATTCATGAACAAAGACTTTGGTTTCTCCGGTATCTTGGGTGGCAAGCAAAACACTAACCCAG ATTTTTACAATTGGAATAGAATCAAAGTACGTTATTGTGACGGATCATCTTTCACCGGCAATGTAGAAGCTGTTAATCCG GCGAATAAGCTGTTCTTCCGCGGTGCACGAGTTTGGCGTGCGGTGATCGATGATCTCATGGCTAAAGGAATGAAAAACGCtcaaaat GCGATACTCTCGGGTTGTTCAGCCGGAGCATTGGCGGCAATTCTACATTGTGACACTTTCCGCGCCATACTTCCCCGGACAGCTAGAGTCAAATGTGTTTCGGACGCCGGTTACTTCATCCACGG TAAAGATATCTCAGGAGGATCATACATACAATCTTACTACAGTAAAGTTGTTGCACTCCAC GGATCTGCAAAGAGTCTTCCTCTTTCATGTACCTCAAAAATGAAACCCGAACTC TGTTTCTTCCCGCAATACGTCGTCCCTTCCATGCGAACACCGCTCTTTGTCATTAACGCTGCATTCGACTCCTGGCAG ATCAAGAACGTTTTGGCTCCGACGGGAGTAGATAAGCGCAAAGAGTGGGCGAACTGCAAGCTCGATCTCAAGAAATGTTCGGCCGCTCAGCTCAAAACCGTCCAAG GGTTTAGAGATGAGATGATGCGAGCATTGTCTCCGGTCCACAGTACTCCGTCGAGAGGATTGTTCTTGGACTCGTGTCACGCTCATTGCCAAGGTGGAAGCGCCGCCTCTTGGTCCGGCGCCAAAGGTCCCCAAGTCGCCAACacg AAAATTTCGGTAGCGGTGGGAAACTGGTTTTACGGCCGGAGTGCATTCCAGAAGATAGACTGTCCGTCGCCGATTTGCAACCCTACTTGTCCTGCTATCTCTACCGACgaataa